From the Paenibacillus sp. FSL H8-0548 genome, one window contains:
- a CDS encoding DUF5696 domain-containing protein produces the protein MVELIKRTSLRVKLAAIVFLVLIISTLSIVLQSNELAPAKALELAGIEKPTMSRASLYEGEAWKPQAGEDGFAEALANDQFALFIHPGSTQIVLVDKTTGYKWKSNPTEAELGSETVKGVLLANLKSPFVLTYVRTQGKDQTIREVLNASDPNMETSLIKSAEGLQISYEFPERQLSFSIQYELTEKGLKARIPTTGIKEDGEFAVFTIDLLPYFGAASSDEDGYIFVPDGPGGLIRFDTEGVDVSRGYIHQVYGLELTNTGNWSRSGENRESIGYPVFGMKHGSNAFMAVITEGGGSANISAMPPGLKSGLYNVYTNQIYREEYLYRISRLAAPIKAIQKQRLDTDREVEYRFLSGEDADYVGMAKAYRDYMTETGKLKEQLKPVEHTPLYLKIMGGNYTEAFNKIKYITATTFPQATNIVNGLVEQGVANLKVIYYGWQNQGDYDLYDRFPIEKALGGEAAAKDFISEMSKQQIDVMFEDDFVWIDSENSDLSGKTNGIRGIDETVFVEEGWFISKPGRTVAMAYETMAKLKEIGVSGILFNWIGEMVFHDYDPSGIATRSDTIAVYEGLLAYARETLGSAAVYRGNDYAAIQSDYIAGLPSESSYDFMVDETVPFYPIALHGYVSYSFGDGNLRNDVETEFLKAIEYGAVPSFFLTHEDSRVLKYTAASFLFSSQYEKWIERILKEYKDFDSLSSVYAQRIMNHEKLSEDRFATVYEDGTRVIVDYGSKSFVVEKGDGA, from the coding sequence ATGGTTGAGCTCATCAAGCGAACTTCCCTTCGAGTAAAGCTCGCAGCAATCGTTTTTCTCGTGCTGATCATTTCTACGCTTAGCATTGTGCTGCAAAGTAATGAGCTGGCGCCAGCCAAGGCGCTGGAGCTAGCTGGCATCGAGAAGCCGACAATGAGCCGGGCATCTCTTTATGAGGGGGAAGCATGGAAGCCGCAAGCTGGAGAGGATGGCTTCGCTGAGGCGCTTGCAAACGATCAGTTTGCACTCTTCATTCATCCCGGCAGTACGCAGATCGTTTTGGTCGATAAAACTACAGGCTATAAGTGGAAAAGCAATCCGACTGAGGCCGAGCTTGGCAGCGAGACGGTGAAGGGGGTATTGCTCGCCAATTTAAAATCTCCCTTTGTCTTGACCTATGTGCGGACACAAGGAAAGGATCAGACGATCCGCGAGGTTCTAAACGCAAGTGACCCAAATATGGAGACATCCTTGATCAAGTCTGCTGAAGGGCTGCAGATCTCGTATGAATTTCCTGAGCGGCAGCTGAGCTTCTCGATTCAATACGAGCTTACGGAGAAGGGGCTTAAGGCTCGTATTCCGACAACCGGAATTAAGGAGGACGGAGAATTTGCCGTCTTCACGATCGATCTTCTTCCTTATTTTGGAGCAGCGTCCTCAGATGAGGACGGGTATATCTTCGTGCCTGATGGACCTGGCGGCTTGATTCGCTTTGACACTGAAGGGGTTGACGTATCGAGAGGCTATATCCACCAGGTCTATGGTCTTGAATTGACCAATACAGGCAATTGGAGCCGTTCCGGGGAAAATCGGGAAAGTATTGGGTATCCCGTATTTGGAATGAAGCATGGCAGCAACGCCTTTATGGCTGTCATTACAGAGGGCGGAGGCTCTGCCAACATTTCAGCAATGCCGCCAGGTCTAAAATCAGGATTGTACAACGTATACACGAATCAGATTTACAGAGAAGAATATTTGTATCGTATTAGCCGTCTTGCGGCACCGATCAAGGCGATTCAGAAGCAACGATTGGATACGGATAGAGAGGTGGAATACCGTTTCCTAAGTGGAGAGGACGCAGATTATGTCGGTATGGCGAAGGCATACCGCGATTACATGACGGAGACCGGCAAGCTGAAGGAGCAATTGAAGCCAGTGGAGCATACACCGCTCTATCTGAAAATTATGGGCGGCAACTACACGGAGGCTTTTAACAAAATTAAGTACATTACGGCTACGACGTTTCCGCAGGCGACGAATATCGTCAATGGACTGGTGGAGCAGGGTGTTGCCAACCTCAAGGTTATTTACTACGGCTGGCAAAATCAAGGTGATTATGATCTGTATGACCGCTTCCCGATTGAAAAAGCATTAGGCGGCGAAGCAGCGGCAAAGGACTTCATCTCTGAAATGAGCAAGCAGCAGATCGATGTGATGTTCGAGGATGATTTTGTATGGATCGATTCGGAGAATTCCGATTTATCAGGCAAAACCAACGGAATTAGGGGCATCGATGAAACGGTATTCGTGGAGGAAGGCTGGTTTATCAGCAAGCCGGGACGGACGGTAGCGATGGCCTATGAAACGATGGCTAAGCTGAAGGAAATAGGCGTTTCCGGTATTTTATTCAACTGGATTGGCGAGATGGTGTTCCATGATTATGATCCGTCGGGCATAGCCACCCGCTCAGATACGATTGCGGTATATGAAGGCTTGCTCGCTTACGCAAGGGAAACGCTTGGCTCGGCAGCTGTTTACCGCGGCAACGATTACGCGGCCATACAATCCGACTATATCGCAGGTCTGCCGTCGGAGTCCAGCTATGACTTCATGGTTGACGAGACGGTTCCGTTTTATCCCATTGCGCTGCATGGTTATGTCTCTTACTCCTTCGGGGACGGCAATCTGCGCAATGACGTTGAAACTGAATTTCTAAAAGCAATTGAATATGGGGCCGTTCCTTCCTTTTTCTTGACGCATGAGGATTCCCGAGTGCTGAAGTACACTGCGGCGAGCTTCCTATTCAGCAGTCAATACGAGAAGTGGATAGAGCGCATTTTGAAGGAATACAAGGATTTTGATTCTTTGTCTTCTGTATATGCTCAGAGAATTATGAACCATGAAAAGCTGTCGGAGGATCGATTTGCGACGGTGTATGAGGATGGGACTCGAGTGATCGTCGATTATGGCAGCAAAAGCTTCGTAGTAGAGAAGGGGGATGGCGCATAA
- a CDS encoding sugar ABC transporter permease: MQAKARGRAARLYLWKRYGMGLLFMLPWIIGFAMFVLIPISWSLFMSFNKVQVAVGGFKYEWIGFRNYRDAFLKDNVFPIELITYIQEMLLMVPIIVIFALLISLMLNQKFPGRFIYRALFFLPVIFATGQVLSELFLQGAGDIPFLEQYNLLPLVEEYVGKQFAETVMAVLGKAILILWYSGVQILIFIAGFQTISPTIYEAVRIDGASPWDSFWKITLPACVPFISLNMLYTIIDLFTFPLNPVLKHIKDNMFKVDTGYGYASALAWTYFGLIFALIALVLWLFNRSLKTRRMHS; this comes from the coding sequence ATGCAAGCGAAGGCAAGAGGACGCGCGGCGCGCCTATACCTCTGGAAGCGCTACGGAATGGGATTGCTTTTTATGCTGCCATGGATCATCGGATTTGCGATGTTCGTGCTCATTCCGATCAGCTGGTCGTTATTTATGTCCTTTAACAAGGTTCAGGTAGCGGTTGGAGGCTTCAAATATGAATGGATCGGCTTTCGCAATTACCGGGATGCATTCTTGAAGGATAATGTTTTTCCGATTGAGCTGATTACGTATATTCAAGAAATGCTGCTAATGGTACCTATTATTGTTATTTTCGCCTTACTCATTTCCTTAATGCTAAATCAAAAGTTTCCGGGAAGGTTCATTTACAGGGCGTTGTTCTTTCTTCCCGTTATTTTTGCTACTGGGCAGGTGCTCTCTGAGCTGTTCCTTCAAGGGGCAGGGGATATTCCTTTCCTTGAACAATACAATTTGCTGCCGCTCGTTGAGGAGTATGTAGGCAAGCAATTTGCAGAGACGGTCATGGCTGTTCTCGGTAAAGCTATTCTTATTCTGTGGTACTCCGGCGTTCAAATTTTGATCTTTATTGCTGGCTTCCAGACGATCTCACCAACGATTTATGAAGCTGTGCGAATCGACGGGGCTTCTCCTTGGGACAGCTTCTGGAAAATTACGCTGCCAGCCTGCGTACCGTTCATTAGCTTGAATATGCTCTATACGATCATTGATCTGTTTACATTCCCGCTTAATCCGGTGTTAAAGCATATTAAGGACAATATGTTTAAGGTGGATACCGGGTATGGCTATGCGAGCGCGCTTGCTTGGACGTATTTTGGGCTCATCTTTGCGCTGATTGCCCTCGTATTGTGGCTGTTCAACCGAAGCCTGAAGACAAGGAGGATGCATTCATGA
- a CDS encoding carbohydrate ABC transporter permease encodes MITAMKTELAKASRSIRGVLWSRKAQKVKVLVMGRSLSDGMLAKLIIYLLLSIVAYLYLQPILYMVSTMFKNMSDLLDPTVKWIPREITWENVTKALKGLQYPEALRNTALISVTCSIAQVIICAMTGYALARLALPFKGLFTALIILTFLIPPQVIIIPLYVIFSKLGLLNTIFVFLIPAVFGQGLKGALFILIFRQFFKAQPPSLEEAAKLDGASTARLFFGIMLPLARSACLVVFLFSFIWYWNMYYEPSMFLTKGFTPLSIRLDMLEEVLNPSLLGNTRTIVNPITESTKMAAAFLIILPPILVFMLLQRWFVSGIERTGIVE; translated from the coding sequence ATGATTACCGCGATGAAGACGGAGCTTGCGAAGGCGAGCCGCAGCATTAGAGGTGTGCTTTGGAGCCGCAAAGCTCAGAAAGTGAAAGTGCTGGTGATGGGAAGGAGCTTGTCAGACGGCATGCTGGCTAAGCTTATCATCTATCTGCTGCTCTCGATTGTTGCCTATCTATACTTGCAGCCAATTTTGTATATGGTGAGCACAATGTTTAAGAACATGAGTGATCTGCTCGATCCAACCGTAAAATGGATTCCTCGGGAAATCACTTGGGAGAACGTTACTAAAGCGCTAAAAGGTCTGCAATATCCAGAAGCGCTGAGGAACACTGCCCTAATATCGGTTACCTGTTCTATCGCACAGGTAATCATTTGCGCAATGACTGGCTATGCGCTGGCGCGGCTGGCACTGCCGTTTAAGGGACTATTTACGGCATTGATCATTTTGACCTTTTTGATTCCGCCGCAGGTCATTATTATTCCGCTCTACGTTATTTTCAGCAAGCTCGGTTTGTTGAACACCATTTTTGTCTTCCTCATTCCCGCGGTATTCGGACAGGGACTTAAGGGAGCACTGTTTATTCTCATTTTCCGTCAGTTTTTCAAAGCGCAGCCGCCAAGTCTGGAGGAGGCCGCGAAGCTGGATGGAGCAAGCACGGCAAGACTGTTTTTCGGAATTATGCTGCCGCTTGCCCGTTCTGCCTGTCTAGTCGTGTTTCTATTTTCCTTTATTTGGTACTGGAACATGTACTACGAGCCATCGATGTTTCTGACAAAAGGCTTCACGCCGCTTTCCATACGTCTAGATATGCTGGAAGAGGTGCTGAATCCGTCCTTGCTAGGGAACACTCGCACAATCGTTAATCCAATTACGGAAAGCACCAAAATGGCCGCGGCATTCCTAATCATTCTTCCGCCGATTCTCGTATTTATGCTGTTGCAGCGCTGGTTCGTCAGCGGTATCGAGAGAACCGGAATCGTCGAGTAG
- a CDS encoding extracellular solute-binding protein, whose product MKNKRSFTWMLCIVLMFAMVLSACSSNNGGSNAPNNQGKATEAPETKEDKPTAEIEKKDPVTLKLISWSDSYTELYKKFNEKYPWITIEQIPVNGQSIMEIIASLEAAGTPADLTWIDSDLITYDQAGLVEDLTPYIEKDPTLQDVQLPEGFFDTMTYKDKKLAAPFVDVPMWILVNKDLLAKHGVEMPANDWTYDDFRDVAKKITDPEAGEYGLTTQPEFQMRVLSTKAIADGHAANIHYLNEDLTQSLLNTPDVMNDVRWLADFVWKDGSMQSNAKAAEQGDVTREFINGKTGFAIGGDWVLPGLKKDAKFEWDVLPFPRGKVSQPGYSIYGPLSLLSGSKHKEEAFLWISFQFSKEAQKWKIDQGANASVIDPELTAYYDETPMWEGKNKEAVKIAKENAKIQPGVTVPAWSEYNWNNILNEIIFDGADINRLIPETEQWNKRTLEVRESLK is encoded by the coding sequence ATGAAAAACAAACGCAGTTTTACTTGGATGTTATGTATCGTTTTGATGTTCGCTATGGTACTTTCCGCTTGCTCCAGCAATAACGGGGGCAGCAATGCTCCGAATAATCAAGGCAAGGCTACTGAGGCTCCTGAGACAAAGGAAGACAAGCCTACTGCTGAAATTGAGAAAAAAGATCCAGTTACTCTCAAGCTTATTTCATGGTCTGATTCGTATACGGAATTATACAAAAAATTTAATGAAAAGTATCCGTGGATCACGATTGAACAGATACCGGTTAATGGTCAGTCCATCATGGAAATTATCGCTTCATTAGAAGCAGCAGGAACACCAGCTGATTTGACTTGGATCGATAGTGATTTGATCACATATGATCAAGCTGGCTTAGTGGAGGACCTGACTCCTTATATTGAGAAGGACCCGACGCTCCAAGATGTTCAGCTTCCGGAAGGCTTCTTTGATACGATGACGTATAAGGATAAGAAGCTTGCAGCACCATTCGTAGATGTACCCATGTGGATTTTGGTTAACAAAGATTTGCTAGCTAAGCATGGTGTTGAAATGCCAGCAAACGATTGGACATATGACGATTTCCGTGATGTAGCGAAAAAGATTACAGATCCAGAGGCGGGCGAGTATGGTTTGACGACTCAGCCTGAATTTCAAATGCGCGTACTTAGCACGAAGGCGATTGCTGATGGACACGCGGCAAATATTCATTATTTGAATGAGGATTTGACACAAAGCTTGTTGAATACACCAGATGTTATGAATGATGTAAGATGGCTGGCCGATTTTGTTTGGAAAGACGGATCTATGCAAAGCAATGCAAAGGCAGCCGAGCAGGGCGACGTGACGCGAGAGTTCATCAATGGAAAAACCGGCTTCGCGATTGGCGGGGATTGGGTGCTTCCAGGACTTAAAAAGGATGCAAAGTTTGAATGGGATGTATTGCCTTTCCCAAGAGGCAAAGTAAGCCAGCCGGGTTATAGTATATATGGTCCGCTTTCCTTGCTTAGCGGTTCGAAGCATAAGGAAGAGGCTTTCCTATGGATTAGCTTCCAATTCTCGAAAGAGGCTCAAAAGTGGAAAATCGATCAAGGTGCAAACGCTTCGGTTATTGATCCAGAACTGACAGCTTATTATGATGAAACCCCAATGTGGGAAGGCAAAAACAAAGAAGCAGTTAAAATTGCTAAGGAAAATGCGAAAATTCAACCAGGCGTAACGGTTCCTGCATGGTCTGAATACAACTGGAACAATATTTTGAACGAAATTATATTTGACGGCGCAGACATTAACAGACTAATTCCGGAAACTGAACAGTGGAACAAACGTACACTAGAGGTTCGAGAGTCGCTCAAATAA
- a CDS encoding methyl-accepting chemotaxis protein translates to MKIGLRSLTNKFMLVMAAALMVVISVILIYEWRVTRITVEDQLLAKGRELALSLAHTLEHITEQDLITGVFLQDGTKWEGSQLKTDLFNDRLTVNSESEQVAEKRRQDASYAEKNAVLYNGKTIPLSQYELKYDSAYDRYTDYRWQGIIDSFLTEENVIYAMAAAYSENPEFAGYIATHNSVYSAMNDQSTDTWGDTGFLSQDYRSNRIFNDQTGYNAVTNMNTDDVYLQKYDRLIDGEIVETWDVSYPLTIDGKHWGSVRVALSKQNADALIASERGKSLLQFGGLMLVVLVILFLLTQFMVGRKLRTIVRAAVNLNSSEADLTYRIENKGNDEITLLGVEINRFIEHMQDLMRTIRYNAVSVSDYAGKLSVGSHQSRELSSQLASTVNEMAIGAENQADGAVEVARSMEDMATSVGRIAFSSNIMAEASSDMLAAAEEGHEKANNAVGQMERLGTATAAISRVIGQLNERSSEIQEMAGTIAAIANQTNLLALNAAIEAAHAGEYGRGFAVVSGEVRKLAEQASNHAGHIAETINEVLALTADAVGAVNTGEQEMEQGMRIVHELKDSFDTIWKESRQVTLQIQDVSASTQEMAAGSEQVSASVDTMAQVAKDTSVHAAQSAADTEHQNQLAEETLALASSVNELSEELRRSIERFRIE, encoded by the coding sequence ATGAAAATAGGACTTCGCTCGTTAACGAATAAATTTATGCTGGTTATGGCGGCTGCACTGATGGTTGTCATTAGTGTGATTTTAATTTATGAATGGAGAGTCACGCGAATTACTGTTGAAGATCAGCTGCTTGCTAAAGGTCGCGAACTTGCATTATCTTTAGCCCACACTCTAGAGCATATTACTGAGCAGGATTTGATTACAGGTGTCTTCCTTCAGGATGGGACCAAATGGGAGGGAAGTCAGCTAAAGACTGATTTGTTTAATGATCGACTGACGGTGAATTCGGAAAGTGAACAAGTCGCTGAGAAAAGGCGGCAGGACGCTTCCTATGCGGAAAAAAATGCGGTTTTATACAATGGGAAGACCATTCCGCTCTCTCAATATGAGTTGAAATATGACAGCGCGTACGATCGGTATACCGATTATCGGTGGCAAGGGATTATTGATAGCTTTCTAACTGAAGAAAATGTCATTTACGCGATGGCAGCTGCTTATTCCGAGAATCCAGAATTTGCGGGTTATATCGCAACGCATAATTCGGTATACAGCGCTATGAATGATCAATCTACTGATACATGGGGGGATACTGGCTTTCTCAGCCAAGACTATCGCTCCAATCGGATATTTAACGATCAAACCGGCTATAACGCCGTTACGAATATGAATACAGACGATGTATATTTGCAGAAGTATGATCGTTTAATAGATGGAGAAATCGTAGAGACTTGGGATGTTTCGTATCCGCTAACCATTGATGGGAAGCATTGGGGAAGCGTCCGCGTCGCGTTATCCAAACAAAATGCAGACGCGCTTATCGCCTCGGAAAGAGGAAAGTCTCTGCTGCAATTTGGAGGCTTGATGCTGGTCGTTTTAGTCATCTTATTTTTGTTAACTCAGTTTATGGTAGGTCGCAAGCTGCGTACTATCGTTCGCGCTGCTGTTAATTTGAACTCTAGCGAAGCGGATCTTACCTATCGAATAGAGAATAAAGGCAATGATGAAATTACGCTGCTGGGAGTGGAAATCAACCGTTTTATTGAGCATATGCAAGATTTGATGCGTACGATTCGCTACAATGCAGTCTCGGTGTCAGATTATGCTGGCAAGCTGAGCGTAGGCTCGCATCAGAGCAGAGAGCTCTCGTCCCAGCTTGCCTCTACGGTTAACGAAATGGCGATTGGCGCGGAGAATCAAGCAGATGGTGCTGTTGAGGTTGCGAGGTCGATGGAGGATATGGCTACAAGTGTTGGAAGAATTGCTTTTTCCTCAAACATAATGGCGGAAGCATCAAGCGATATGCTGGCTGCTGCCGAGGAGGGCCATGAAAAAGCGAATAACGCTGTTGGGCAGATGGAGAGATTAGGCACGGCAACTGCTGCTATCTCGCGTGTCATCGGACAGCTTAATGAGCGCTCATCTGAAATTCAAGAAATGGCAGGCACCATTGCGGCTATTGCGAATCAGACGAATTTACTGGCGCTGAATGCGGCTATTGAAGCAGCTCATGCTGGCGAGTATGGCCGAGGGTTCGCAGTCGTATCAGGCGAGGTGAGGAAGCTTGCGGAGCAGGCATCGAATCATGCCGGTCATATTGCAGAAACGATCAATGAAGTGCTTGCCTTAACCGCAGACGCGGTCGGCGCAGTAAATACGGGGGAGCAGGAGATGGAGCAAGGAATGAGGATCGTACACGAGCTGAAGGATTCCTTCGATACGATCTGGAAGGAGTCCCGTCAGGTTACGCTGCAAATTCAGGACGTATCTGCTTCGACTCAGGAAATGGCGGCAGGCAGTGAACAGGTCAGTGCCTCTGTTGATACAATGGCTCAAGTAGCAAAGGATACTTCGGTCCATGCTGCCCAATCAGCGGCTGACACGGAGCATCAAAATCAGCTTGCCGAAGAGACGCTAGCGCTAGCCTCGTCAGTGAATGAGCTCTCCGAGGAGCTGCGGAGATCTATTGAGCGGTTTAGGATTGAATAA